The following coding sequences are from one Sciurus carolinensis chromosome 11, mSciCar1.2, whole genome shotgun sequence window:
- the LOC124960627 gene encoding olfactory receptor 4P4-like, with protein MEIQRNISEFILLGLSDDKDVQIFCFMLFLLCFVALLVGNSLILISILCSPLFHQPMYYFLSQLSFLDICYTSSVTPKLIGDLLERTKTISYGYCMLQVFTMHFFGSIEIFIITTMAFDRYVAICKPLHYMVIMSRTKCNFLILAAWVGGFAHSFPQLSMIMHLPFCGPNEINRYFCDIFPLLKIACTDTYVIGVLVLVSSGVILLVIFVILFLSYAIILFSLRNHSVEGRRKALSNCASHISVVVLFFGPAIFSYLRPPTAFPEDKLLALFYTIIAPMFNPLIYTLRNTEMKNAMRKVWSHILFSKETYS; from the coding sequence ATGGAAATCCAGAGAAACATCTCAGAATTCATTCTTCTGGGGCTTTCTGATGACAAGGATGTGCAAATATTTTGCTTCATGCTGTTCTTACTCTGTTTTGTTGCCCTGCTGGTAGGAAACTCTCTGATTCTCATTTCCATTCTATGTAGCCCTCTTTTCCACCAACCCATGTACTATTTCCTTAGTCAGTTATCATTTCTGGATATCTGCTATACTTCCAGTGTTACACCTAAATTGATTGGTGACCTGCTAGAGAGAACTAAAACCATTTCCTATGGTTATTGCATGTTACAGGTCTTTACCATGCACTTCTTTGGCAGCATTGAGATCTTCATTATTACAACCATGGCCTTTGATCGCTATGTTGCCATTTGCAAACCTCTCCACTACATGGTGATCATGAGCAGGACAAAATGCAACTTCCTAATTTTAGCTGCCTGGGTTGGTGGGTTTGCCCATTCTTTTCCTCAATTATCTATGATAATGCACTTGCCTTTCTGTGGTCCAAATGAAATCAATCGctacttttgtgatatttttcctttgctaaaaATTGCCTGTACAGATACCTATGTGATCGGTGTCCTTGTGCTTGTCAGTTCAGGAGTGATCCTATTagttatatttgttattttatttctctcttatgccattattttattcagtttaagGAATCACTCAGTTGAAGGAAGACGCAAAGCCCTCTCTAACTGTGCATCTCATATCTCAGTGGTAGTATTATTTTTTGGGCCTGCAATCTTTTCCTACCTTAGACCTCCTACTGCTTTCCCTGAGGATAAACTGCTTGCGTTATTTTACACAATCATCGCTCCCATGTTCAATCCCTTGATatatactttgagaaatactgaGATGAAAAATGCAATGAGAAAAGTTTGGTCTCACATTCTGTTCTCAAAGGAAACATATAGTTAA